A stretch of Henckelia pumila isolate YLH828 chromosome 4, ASM3356847v2, whole genome shotgun sequence DNA encodes these proteins:
- the LOC140862417 gene encoding uncharacterized protein has translation MRASFDDENNRCEIGGIVRDQKGQPLAAFGNNLLMPGSVVLGELISIKAGLEFLREKKLNQVLIASDSLLAVQAVTEPNGDLNYVGLCVSEINTLILGLDIVSLFHVKRSVNAVEHSLAKFSSSFTTFFCWVSGSFSRWLVKLVITDISSIQ, from the coding sequence ATGCGTGCTAGCTTTGATGATGAGAATAATAGATGCGAAATTGGAGGGATTGTGAGGGACCAGAAGGGACAACCATTGGCGGCATTTGGAAATAATTTGTTGATGCCTGGATCTGTCGTCCTAGGTGAGCTTATATCTATCAAAGCAGGACTTGAATTTTTACGAgaaaaaaaactcaatcaaGTGTTGATAGCTTCGGATTCACTTTTGGCAGTGCAAGCAGTCACGGAGCCAAATGGTGATTTAAACTATGTGGGCCTTTGTGTTTCGGAGATTAATACTCTTATTTTAGGTCTTGACATTGTTTCTTTGTTTCATGTAAAGAGATCGGTCAATGCTGTTGAACACTCATTAGCtaaattttcttcttcttttactACATTTTTTTGTTGGGTGTCCGGGAGCTTTTCTCGTTGGTTAGTTAAACTTGTAATTACTGACATTTCTAGTATCCAATAA
- the LOC140860331 gene encoding F-box/kelch-repeat protein At1g22040 → MGARLSLNNHKVSASDLFEVSQSEACKRLRTFDGFWDENPRLIPSLPDELSIQILARLPRVWHFNAKLVSRSWKAALTSGELYKLRKELGTTEEWLYILTKIDGTRLVWYALDPVSKIWQRLPLMPNVAAEDGTRWGLSGLRLWNMVNSSVVADAIKALFGRKDALDQIPFCGCAIGAVDGCLYVLGGFSRASAMKSVWRYDPVVNSWSEVAPMSTGRAYCKTGVLNNQLYVVGGVTRGRGGLTPLQSAEVFDPCSGMWSEVPSMPFSKAQVLPTAFLADLLKPIATGMTPYRGKLYVPQSLYCWPFFVDVGGEVYDPETNSWVEMPSGMGEGWPARQAGTKLSVIVEEELYALEPSNSLDSARIKVYDQQDDSWKIIEGDVPIRDLGDSESPYLLAGFLGRLHVICKDANHNISVMQASRQNRLDPTPTSTANLGESLQEFSESVSGSWENIWKVIATTNAGSAELVSCQILDI, encoded by the coding sequence ATGGGAGCTAGATTGAGTCTTAATAATCACAAGGTGAGTGCCAGTGACCTCTTTGAGGTGTCCCAAAGTGAAGCATGCAAGAGATTACGGACATTCGATGGTTTTTGGGACGAAAATCCACGATTGATTCCTAGTCTACCTGATGAGTTATCAATTCAGATTCTCGCGCGGCTCCCAAGAGTTTGGCATTTCAACGCAAAGCTGGTTTCAAGAAGCTGGAAAGCTGCTTTGACGAGCGGAGAACTTTATAAACTAAGAAAGGAACTTGGTACAACGGAAGAATGGCTATACATATTGACTAAGATTGATGGTACTAGACTTGTATGGTATGCGCTGGACCCTGTTTCCAAGATATGGCAACGGTTGCCTCTAATGCCAAATGTTGCTGCTGAAGATGGAACAAGGTGGGGCCTATCTGGCCTTCGATTGTGGAACATGGTCAATTCAAGCGTTGTTGCAGATGCCATAAAGGCATTGTTTGGGAGGAAGGATGCATTGGACCAAATCCCTTTTTGTGGTTGTGCAATTGGAGCTGTTGATGGCTGCCTATACGTTCTTGGTGGATTTTCTAGGGCTTCAGCCATGAAATCTGTCTGGCGTTATGATCCTGTTGTAAATTCTTGGTCTGAAGTGGCTCCCATGTCTACTGGCAGAGCTTATTGCAAGACTGGTGTCCTAAACAACCAACTTTATGTTGTTGGTGGAGTTACTCGGGGACGAGGTGGGCTTACTCCTCTTCAATCAGCAGAAGTTTTTGATCCGTGCTCTGGTATGTGGTCAGAGGTACCTAGCATGCCGTTTTCAAAAGCTCAGGTGCTGCCAACTGCTTTTCTAGCTGACCTACTCAAACCTATTGCAACTGGGATGACCCCGTATCGGGGGAAACTATATGTTCCTCAAAGTTTGTATTGTTGGCCGTTTTTTGTTGATGTTGGAGGAGAGGTCTATGATCCAGAGACAAATTCTTGGGTCGAAATGCCATCTGGTATGGGGGAGGGTTGGCCTGCCCGGCAAGCCGGAACCAAATTAAGTGTCATTGTTGAAGAGGAGTTATATGCGTTGGAGCCGTCCAACTCTCTAGATAGTGCCAGGATCAAAGTGTATGATCAGCAAGATGATTCTTGGAAAATAATCGAAGGAGATGTACCCATTCGCGACCTTGGTGATTCAGAATCCCCATATCTACTTGCAGGTTTTCTTGGAAGATTACACGTGATTTGTAAAGATGCAAATCATAATATATCAGTGATGCAGGCTAGTAGGCAGAATCGGCTTGATCCCACTCCTACCTCAACGGCTAATCTAGGCGAATCTTTGCAAGAGTTTTCAGAATCTGTTTCGGGATCATGGGAAAATATTTGGAAGGTTATTGCAACAACAAATGCCGGATCTGCTGAGCTAGTTAGTTGCCAGATCCTTGACATCTAG
- the LOC140862418 gene encoding aminotransferase ALD1, chloroplastic-like yields NLSVLTKKQRFFLTLKFQRITTHDNEKDNNYRTKVARNPNLERLQNNYLFPEISARELQHIKKYPEAKVISLGIGDTTQPLPDVVASSMANYAVGLSTPAGYRGYGAEQGCKELRKAIANTFYGQMGIKDMEVFVSDGAQCDISRLQLLFGSNMSVAVQDPTFPAYVDSSVIIGQTGDVEKESGRYRNIKYMKCEPRNGFFPDLSKTPRTDIIFFCSPNNPTGHAATREQLERLVQFAQENGSIIVYDSAYAVYVTDGRPRSIYEIPGARKVAIEISSFSKIAGFTGVRLGWTVVPEDLLYLNGLRVINDFNRIVTTCFNGASRIAQAGGLASLSTDGFKSVLSLVDYYKENAKILLETFKSLGFKAYGGENAPYLWVHFPGSNSWDVFNEILERAHIITVPGVGFGPAGKEFIRVTAFGHRENIIEASKRFRSLLS; encoded by the exons GATCACAACACATGATAATGAAAAAG ATAACAATTATCGAACAAAAGTTGCTCGTAATCCAAATTTGGAGAGGCTGCAAAATAACTATTTGTTTCCGGAG ATTTCTGCGCGTGAACTTCAACACATCAAAAAGTATCCTGAAGCAAAAGTCATAAGCCTTGGCATTGGTGATACCACACAGCCGTTGCCCGATGTCGTAGCTTCGAGCATGGCTAAT TATGCAGTGGGACTTTCAACACCTGCAGGTTATAGAGGCTATGGAGCTGAACAAGGTTGCAAA GAGCTAAGAAAGGCAATAGCAAACACATTCTATGGACAAATGGGTATAAAGGACATGGAAGTATTTGTATCGGATGGTGCACAATGTGATATCTCTCGCCTTCAG CTGCTTTTTGGATCGAATATGTCAGTAGCCGTCCAAGATCCTACTTTTCCG GCTTATGTAGACTCAAGTGTGATAATTGGTCAGACTGGTGATGTTGAGAAAGAATCAGGGAGATATCGGAATATCAAGTACATGAAATGCGAGCCTCGTAATGGGTTCTTCCCCGACCTCTCGAAAACTCCTCGAACTGATATAATTTTCTTCTGCTCTCCAAACAATCCAACCGGCCATGCTGCAACCAGGGAACAATTGGAAAGACTCGTGCAATTTGCTCAGGAGAATGGATCCATTATCGTGTATGACTCGGCTTACGCTGTTTATGTTACGGATGGAAGACCTCGATCAATATATGAGATCCCCGGTGCCAGAAAG GTTGCTATTGAAATCTCATCCTTTTCCAAGATAGCGGGATTCACTGGAGTTCGTCTTGGTTGGACCGTGGTGCCAGAGGATCTCTTGTATTTGAATGGGTTACGTGTTATAAATGACTTTAACCGCATTGTTACTACTTGCTTTAACGGTGCTTCCAGGATAGCTCAGGCTGGTGGCCTTGCTAGCTTATCCACAGACGGTTTCAAG AGTGTACTCTCTCTTGTTGATTATTATAAGGAGAATGCTAAGATACTGTTGGAGACTTTTAAATCATTGGGATTCAAGGCATATGGAGGCGAAAATGCACCCTATCTTTGGGTTCATTTTCCAGGTTCAAATTCTTGGGATGTGTTCAATGAAATACTTGAGAGAGCACACATAATAACAGTTCCAGGGGTTGGATTTGGACCAGCTGGAAAAGAGTTTATAAGGGTTACTGCATTTGGTCACAGAGAAAACATCATCGAAGCTTCGAAGAGGTTCAGAAGTCTTCTCTCATAG